From the Malus domestica chromosome 17, GDT2T_hap1 genome, one window contains:
- the LOC103417812 gene encoding metal transporter Nramp1, with protein MAVASTASAQPQFIASTGNRSFSNAPLIEDTDTEQIVVPDKTSWKNLFAYMGPGFLVSIAYIDPGNFETDLQSGAQYKYGLLWIILVASCAALVIQSLAANLGVVTGKHLAEHCRAEYPRVTNFILWVLAEISIVACDIPEVIGTAFALNMLFNIPIWIGVLLTGLSTLILLALQQYGVRKLEFLIAFLVLTIAGCFFAELGYAKPDATEVLGGLFVPQLKGNGATGLAISLLGAMVMPHNLFLHSALVLSRKIPRSVRGIKEACRFYMIESGFALMVAFLINVSVISVSGAVCNSPDLNAEDKMNCQDLDLNKASFLLRNVLGSWSSKLFAVALLASGQSSTITGTYAGQYVMQGFLDLRLKPWLRNFLTRCLAIVPSLIVAVIGGSSGAGKLIIIASMILSFELPFALIPLLKFTSCKTKMGTHANSTAISALTWIIGSLLMAINVYYLMSRFIKLLLHNHFKVVGIVFLGMLGFSGMGLYLAGIAYLVFRKNKEATHLLALTTPESRQTETGQQGTGSMYHLEREDIMSMQLPQKRSTEDID; from the exons AAGACAAGCTGGAAAAATCTCTTTGCCTACATGGGTCCAGGGTTTCTTGTTTCAATTGCGTATATAGATCCTGGAAATT TTGAGACGGATTTGCAGTCAGGGGCGCAGTACAAGTATGGG CTACTCTGGATAATATTAGTTGCTTCATGTGCTGCTCTCGTCATTCAGTCCCTTGCAGCCAATCTTGGGGTGGTCACAG GAAAGCATTTGGCAGAGCACTGTAGAGCGGAATATCCTAGAGTAACAAACTTCATTCTTTGGGTTCTTGCTGAGATTTCTATAGTTGCATGTGACATTCCTGAAG TGATTGGAACTGCCTTTGCATTGAACATGCTCTTCAACATACCCATATGGATTGGCGTACTTCTGACAGGACTTAGTACATTGATTCTTCTGGCATTACAGCAATATGGG GTTAGGAAACTTGAATTCTTGATCGCATTCCTTGTACTCACAATTGCTGGATGCTTCTTTGCTGAGCTTGGCTACGCAAAACCTGACGCTACTGAAGTTTTGGGCGGGCTTTTTGTTCCCCAACTCAAAGGAAATGGTGCTACTGGTCTTGCAATTTCTCTTCTTGGTGCTATGGTTATGCC GCACAATCTCTTCCTCCACTCTGCATTGGTGCTTTCTAGGAAAATACCACGATCTGTCCGTGGCATCAAA GAAGCATGCAGATTTTATATGATAGAAAGTGGCTTTGCTCTCATGGTGGCATTCCTAATAAATGTATCCGTTATTTCTGTAAGTGGTGCAGTTTGCAATTCCCCAGATTTGAATGCTGAAGATAAGATGAACTGCCAGGACTTGGATTTGAATAAAGCCTCCTTTTTACTAAGA AATGTTTTAGGTAGTTGGAGTTCCAAGCTTTTTGCTGTAGCATTGCTTGCATCAGGTCAAAGTTCTACTATAACAGGAACATATGCAGGGCAATATGTTATGCAG GGGTTTCTTGATTTACGACTGAAGCCATGGCTTCGAAACTTTTTAACCAGATGCTTGGCAATAGTCCCTAGTTTGATTGTTGCAGTCATTGGCGGTTCTTCTGGGGCTGGAAAGCTGATTATTATTGCATCA ATGATTTTATCGTTTGAGCTGCCTTTCGCTCTTATTCCACTTCTTAAGTTCACAAGTTGCAAGACCAAGATGGGGACACATGCCAACTCTACTGCG ATTTCAGCTCTCACTTGGATCATTGGTTCTCTGCTGATGGCCATAAATGTATACTACCTGATGAGTAGATTTATCAAGTTGCTTCTTCACAACCACTTCAAAGTTGTGGGCATTGTCTTTCTTGGAATGTTAGGATTCTCTGGTATGGGATTGTATTTGGCTGGAATCGCGTATCTGGTGTTCCGTAAAAACAAGGAGGCTACGCATCTTTTGGCTCTAACAACACCTGAAAGTAGGCAAACGGAAACTGGGCAGCAGGGTACTGGATCGATGTATCATCTCGAAAGAGAAGACATTATGAGCATGCAGCTGCCTCAGAAGAGGTCTACCGAAGATATCGACTGA